CATGATGAGGCAGGAACGTAACATATGAAACACACTTCAATTCCCTCTCCATGTCTCTTGCTTTGTGTGCATGCACATGTGTGTGCAAGTGCATGTGTATGTGTatgaatgtttttgttttgataaaagaaaTTTGTTTCCAGCCTGTCCCTTTATGTATACTAATGCTATACAGCAGTCTCGATATGATTTAAGTTTAACTAGATTCTCAAGGATGCAGTATGGGATTCCTTCAAGAGCCACTAGTGACAATTCCTTAGAAGCTGTTTTCTAATTCATTATACGAGAGGACTTTGGTTTGAGTTTTGTGAAAAGGATAGGATGCTGGCAATGCTGCAGTTAATGGCATTATGGAAATGATATGGCCATGCCTTGTGTGATGCTCCAACAGTTTTCATTGGCACTTAGGCTCACATGGCTTGAACTTTTCCAACCTAAACAGCCAACAAAGTTTAGACTTGATTGCTTCAACACTTGTGTCACATTTCTAAGTAAGAAATAACACTGggcaataaaataaatgagcaAGGTAGGTGGTGCTTGGGGTGACAATTGCCTACTTGTGTTGACTGTAAGAATATTCACATGCTACAATGTGATAGGTGACTAAATAGCGAGCCAGTGTGTAGTTTCTATGGGTTAGGGTTAGGAGTTGggatttaatttttctcttacCTCCACTTAAGCATTTAGGGTTCACAAGAATGGTCAGAGAAGACATGACCTATTCTTGAGTTGCCACAATGCTATACTTGGTAGTCTCTTCGATAACTAGCCTACTTCCTATTTCTACACTATCAACAAGGCACATTGGCAGCAGACAAGTAGTCACGAGCAAGACAACTGTCCTTTTACCAACTTTCGCCCATTACACTTGGCTGTGCTAACTTGTCAAAGTGAATAAATTTATTCCATTTCAATTTCGTCTTTTAACATTGTACCTTGCTTCACTGCTAAATCTCATCTCCTGTTATGGCTTCAAGTTTCTTGTTTGTTGAGGTAGTCTGTTATGTGTTAACTTATCTCAAGTCCAAAACACTATTGAGATCTACTTGCTCATCCAATATCAGATTTTGTGTTTTGAGAATCTAGCAGTTTAGTTAGCTCTTCTCATTATCAGAGGCTCTTCAACCTACCatcaattaaacttaaaaaaagaagaaagatccAAGTCTCAGTTTAAACTTTGGTTGAGCTGCTTGCTTTGATCAGGCTGAATTTCCTTCAGTGTTTGGTTTCTTGGCTCTTGAATCTTGATTGGTCTGCTTATTTGCATCAATTAGTATTCTATTCATGCTGGGATTTTCAAGAATCACTGGCCTTTTGTCAATAACATgcacaaaagaagaaaagttcATATGTTTCTAAAACATAAAGATCTTGAAAATGTATGTTAGTTCCAGAATTGAGGATTTGAAGTAATTCGGTAATTAGTTTTAAAACTGCAGCAGGTTACTTGACATGCTTCTCCACAGGCTTTTCTGAAGGAAGATACTGCTATAGTTCAACTTGTTatatttgatgatgaaattggGTGCCTCCTTTATCTACTGTTCACCAGTTTTGATACTCATTTGTTTGGATCAGGATTCGGTTAGAGGTATGCTATAGTTCATCATGATGCATCATTATATGTAGTACCTTTGCTGTCATGCAGGTTAGTTTTGCAATTTACTGTAgctcagaaaaaaaatagagagagaagcaAAAAATTGGGCAGTTTGAATGCCAATTGCTGTTTTACATTTTGTGTGGATGCGGGGACACTTGGAACCATAAATGAGCAATTATATCTCAATGAGTGACCATTTTGTGGATTAACTTGTTTTATAATCTCAGGCGCCAGCAGGAAGCAGAACTAAAACTGATAGAAGAAGAGACAGCAAAGAGGGTGGAGGAAGCTATTCAGAGGAAAGTTGAAAAGAGCTTGAACTCCGAGGAGATCAAGTTGGAGATACAGAGGCGTTTAGAAGAGGGGAGGAAAAGACTTATTGATGAAGTTGCCGATCaacttgagaaagaaaaagaagcttcTCTAATAGAAGCTAGGCAAAAGGAGGTAGGTGTTTGCATTGCAATAAATTACAGCTAACATATTGTTCACTCCATTGCCATCATTGGTTCTCCCAGTGGCATATTTTCTTTCCATGATGCCCTGATTTCGTCCGGGGTATTTGTGGTGAACATCCATatcatttatttgttatttgatttattttgttgtttgcaATCACTGTTCACCGATAACCCTACCAGTCATCCTCTAGATCTGCATAAAAATTGTTACGGTATCTTGGAGGAAACACCAATTAATTTATAGCTGTGGTGGCGTGGTTTCTAAGATGGATTTGGAAAGATTGCAAAAGGGAGCATAACTGCTGCCTAGGTCAAATGGTTAATGCCATCAAGGCCGGCAACCTTTTCCAtgataagggtgtgtttggctgATGAATTTTTCTGTTTTCACTTGCACTCTTCCCATcatcatggattttttttagaaatcttGCAAGCAATGTGCATTAATTTCTATTGATAACATGGCCAACAATCTTGGTGCCGTTGTGTTTCGTCTTTTAAATTAAAGGTAGCTATCCTTTCATTGCTTACTCACAACGTGTGCATGTGCGCTCATGGCTGCCATTAGCAGCTGGTTTATGAATGTAGTTTTTGTTATTCTCAGTGAGTTAAGCATCATTCTCAATTTTTCGTTCATGTACAGGAACAAGCtcggaaagagaaagaagagctGGAGAGGATGCTTGAAGAGAATAGGAGAAGGATCGAAGAAAGTCAAAGAAAGGAGGCCTTGGAGCAGCAACGGAGAGAGGAGGAACGATACCGAGAACTAGAAGAGCTCCAAAGACAAAAGGAAGAAGCAATGAGGAGGAAGAAGCAACAAGAGGAGGAAGAACGTGTAAAGCAGATGAAATTGTTGGGTAAGAACAAGTCTAGGCCCAAGTTGTCATTTGCACTTGGCTCGAAGTGAAAACACTTGAAGAAGCTGATTTCAGTTTCTATAAATGTATGTGATAAAGGCTCTCTATTAATGTTAGCATTTGTGATTCGAGGGATGTTGCAATGTTTACTAGTTTTTGGTGTCGGCGCCTCATTCTGAGATTGCCATTAgcaagtttatttttcttagatcCATTTCATTGCGCCCTAGCCCGCCGGTAAGGACGGTCATCATCCGATTCGATAGCGGAGCAAGCCCGGAGCATGTTCTCGGATGGCTGTGAGAGACAAGCTCAGAGCttcttatttagtttgtttttggtAGCGAAAACAGTGTGAAGAGCTCGCTCAACTCTTTCTTGTCTGTATATCTCAAcagtgagttttttttgttttatctacGTTAAGAGAGATTGACGTGTGGGATGTGTTGCACACTCGTTTGTAGACTATTCTGGATGGACAAGGTCTAGTTTGGACGTGTCAAATGTTTAGCCTGTTCAAGTTTTGATGGATGATTTTACAGGGGAGCTGGCtcgtttcttcaaaaaaaaaaaaaaaaaaaaaaaaaaaaaaaaaaaaaaactcaaaagggGCCAAGATGTTTTTGTTACTCCAGTTACTTTCCTTGTTAATACTAAGAATACTTAAGAGTTTTCCTAGGAGGTTGGTTTCTTGTGAATCATTAAAACTGgatataaattatttgattaatttgtgaagaTTTAGCGGATGATAGTTTTAgggattgtttgttttttgtgattaaagttgtttttttttttttaattttaaaaaaaaatgttttttttggattttattttttatatttttaaatcgttttaatatattaatataaaaaataatttttaaagataaaaatattgtatttatacGTTTACATTTCTAATCTAGAAAAAGCTTTGAAAAATCAAGACAGCTGGCCGGACAAAGCGTGTGGAATGTTGTAAACGGTACATGCACGTTATATAGCCGATGTGGGACACGGGGTCTTCACAACCACACGCAAAACACACAAATAGGGAGTTGGCACCACGAAggaattgtttttgttgcaCATCCCACGACAAAACTATGGTGATTTTTTGTCAaggatttattttagtttttgtaattatgtataaaattcaattataaaaatttttatttttatttttattttttattttttttagttgattcaacatctaaaactcaatttttatctCTAAAACAAAACACATGTAATCTTCAAGATGAGTTAATAACTCTATACTTTTCtaagatgttaaaaaaaaaaaatgagtataGGATAGAAAATGGCCCAACTAATTTTTGCAAGACCCttgcttatttattttcaatgataaTTAACATAGCTgttaaatttactaaaaaaacaacttggCCATTCAATGTTCATGtgtacaatgttttttttttttttttttaccggttatcaaactattttaattgtaattgtatcatttcaaattcaaatgatATTAACATGGTTTTATATGTTgcgatttctttttatttatattttctcacATGTACAAAGCGTTGAGAGGTATTCCAATGAtgaattaaatatcaattttgagatataaaactttatttatagttaaaaatagatattaaaagaagaaggaatatatttaacaaacaaaaaaaaggcaaaatttGGATACTGGCATGGTAAAACTTAAATTTGTCCTTgtagttttagtttatttattgtttggTCCCAATTACTTaagaaattcatatttttttatcttatactttattttatttttctatgtttcaTTCCCTATATGTTaagaaagaatagaaaaaataatcaaagaataGAAAAGAGAGAGTGCTTTGATGACAACTTTTTGATCGCCAAAAAACTAAATCTTGTTAAAAACAGAGAAGACTACAATGAGAAACAGAGTATAAAAGAGTTTGGTTCACACTAGTTTTTGCAGTAGATGCTCTGATATTCAAAGAACACGATGACCTTTTTAAAGGCTTTACAAGATAactgaaatgaaataaataaccaCAATTTTACAGCACATGCAATCGCGggagttaattattttaaatgtgcAACGTTACTTCCTTCATAACAGGAACCGTTATGCAAGTGAAGCAATAAACAAGGAAAAAactgaaatcaaaagaaaatcctAACAACTTAAAGAAAACGTCAACTTTAACATCCTCCCTTAGACTAAATACCATTATCATTTAGTCTACTACTGGATAAGAACAAACACCCAACATATCTCGCAGCTTTAAGAAAACGTCAAGTTTCAAAGGCTTTGTAAGAATGTCTACAATTTGCTCATAAGTTGAACACTGAACTAACTCCATAATTCCTTCCCTTGTAAGATCACGAAGAAAGTGAAAGCGAATATCAATGTGCTTGTTACGACCATGCAAAACTGGATTTTTTGAGAGCTTAATGGCTGATATGTTGTCACAATATACCATTGTAGATTTGCATTGATC
This genomic interval from Populus alba chromosome 1, ASM523922v2, whole genome shotgun sequence contains the following:
- the LOC118040219 gene encoding uncharacterized protein isoform X1, producing MPRDLSRSPSYRRRRSPSPVASRYNRKKSRRERSRSPYSYSRRRSRSISPRRHKSRSPTPRRRKSRSPTPRRYKRQRSSSSSPSPTHKSSSPSLGSVERKIVSEKMRKEEEEEKKRRQQEAELKLIEEETAKRVEEAIQRKVEKSLNSEEIKLEIQRRLEEGRKRLIDEVADQLEKEKEASLIEARQKEEQARKEKEELERMLEENRRRIEESQRKEALEQQRREEERYRELEELQRQKEEAMRRKKQQEEEERVKQMKLLGKNKSRPKLSFALGSK
- the LOC118040219 gene encoding uncharacterized protein isoform X2 — translated: MSNHVSVSYRRRSRSISPRRHKSRSPTPRRRKSRSPTPRRYKRQRSSSSSPSPTHKSSSPSLGSVERKIVSEKMRKEEEEEKKRRQQEAELKLIEEETAKRVEEAIQRKVEKSLNSEEIKLEIQRRLEEGRKRLIDEVADQLEKEKEASLIEARQKEEQARKEKEELERMLEENRRRIEESQRKEALEQQRREEERYRELEELQRQKEEAMRRKKQQEEEERVKQMKLLGKNKSRPKLSFALGSK